In one Stegostoma tigrinum isolate sSteTig4 chromosome 28, sSteTig4.hap1, whole genome shotgun sequence genomic region, the following are encoded:
- the LOC125466657 gene encoding complement C1q subcomponent subunit B-like, translated as MAHQMTRVGLVLLLLVMTSSAQDTCPASSLIHGSPGQPGRPGAPGKNGRDGPPGRKGNQGPPGAAGLAGPKGQKGEPGYEGTTGKVGPEGESGEQGEKGAKGEKGEQGDIGDHTSTLKSAFSMARSTVMSPRKYFPIKFDKQISNEQNHYFSRAAKFKCRIPGLYYFSYHATSKGNLCVNIMLNQDRQVGFCDQVYNTFQVSSGGVVLKLKVDDFVHLETTNANSMLGVDGADSIFNGFLIFPD; from the exons ATGGCACATCAGATGACCCGTGTAGGATTGGTTCtcctcttattggtgatgacaTCATCAGCTCAAGATACCTGTCCAGCGTCTTCTCTTATTCATGGCTCCCCTGGACAGCCTGGAAGGCCTGGAGCACCTGGCAAAAATGGCAGGGATGGACCACCTGGCAGGAAAGGAAACCAAG GTCCCCCTGGAGCAGCGGGTCTGGCTGGTCCCAAGGGACAAAAAGGTGAACCAGGCTATGAAGGAACAACAGGGAAAGTTGGGCCTGAAGGTGAAAGCGGAGAACAAGGAGAGAAAGGTGCAAAGGGGGAGAAGGGTGAGCAAGGAGATATCGGAGACCACACAAGTACCCTGAAGTCAGCCTTCTCCATGGCTAGAAGCACAGTCATGAGCccaagaaaatattttccaataaagttTGATAAACAGATAAGCAACGAACAAAACCATTATTTCTCGAGGGCTGCAAAATTTAAGTGCCGAATACCAGGCTTATATTATTTCAGTTATCATGCCACCTCGAAAGGGAATCTTTGTGTTAACATCATGCTCAATCAGGATAGGCAGGTTGGTTTCTGTGATCAAGTCTACAATACTTTCCAGGTGAGTTCTGGAGGAGTTGTCCTTAAACTGAAGGTTGATGACTTCGTCCATCTTGAAACAACTAATGCCAACTCAATGCTGGGAGTGGACGGAGCCGACAGTATCTTCAATGGATTCCTCATATTCCCAGATTAA
- the LOC125466807 gene encoding complement C1q subcomponent subunit C-like: MVVISLMLLASILSSLIQGFETNSGIPGVPGCHGIPGIPGKDGRNGIKGAKGDPGVPGFDFSRGEDGEEGDAGDPGPTGKRGRRGPAGETGVPGIVGEKGEMGQSGDHKRTLKSAFSAKRGGHTYPPRDTHIRFSKIISNDQNHYNSDTGVFTCNITGFYYFVYYATSDNNLCINLNMNGAKKAGFCNHGQFYQTSSGGIVLHLQVNDEVWLEATDYNSMMGIEDHDSIFSGFLLFPD; the protein is encoded by the exons ATGGTTGTCATTTCGCTGATGCTACTGGCGTCGATACTGAGTTCATTAATTCAAGGGTTCGAAACCAATTCTGGAATCCCTGGGGTGCCTGGTTGTCATGGAATACCAGGGATACCTGGCAAAGATGGTAGAAATGGCATAAAAGGAGCAAAAGGAGATCCAG GTGTCCCTGGCTTCGATTTCTCTCGGGGTGAAGATGGTGAGGAAGGTGATGCAGGAGACCCAGGGCCGACTGGAAAAAGAGGTCGCAGGGGGCCTGCAGGGGAAACAGGGGTTCCAGGCATTGTGGGAGAGAAAGGGGAAATGGGGCAATCAGGGGACCACAAACGCACATTGAAATCTGCATTTTCTGCAAAAAGAGGGGGACACACATATCCACCACGGGACACCCACATCAGATTTAGTAAAATCATATCCAATGACCAAAACCACTACAACAGCGACACAGGAGTGTTCACCTGTAACATAACTGGCTTTTATTACTTTGTGTACTATGCAACATCAGATAACAACTTATGCATTAATTTGAACATGAATGGAGCAAAGAAAGCTGGCTTCTGCAACCATGGCCAGTTCTACCAGACCAGTTCTGGAGGAATTGTACTCCACTTGCAGGTCAATGATGAGGTTTGGCTTGAAGCAACAGATTACAATTCCATGATGGGTATTGAAGATCACGACAGTATCTTCAGTGGATTTCTTCTCTTTCCAGATTAA